The Pirellulales bacterium genome contains a region encoding:
- a CDS encoding calcium-binding protein yields the protein MLKLRRLLGNLIASNFTRHHSRRRKIGSGLEALESRRLLAVSATFSNSVLTVLGDNLPNTIEVSRNVGGGILINGGAVGVLGGAPTVANTVLIQVLSLGGNDVVTLNEANGALPRANLFGGIGNDTLIGGSGADQIFGQAGNDTLLGRGGMDFLFGGADNDTLTGGDADDQIFGESGDDRMIWNPGDDTDLNEGGGGIDTVEVNGGGGAEVFTTTANGTRVRFDRTDPAPFSIDIGTSENLVLNANGGDDSFSATGNLAALIKITVDGGAGNDTLLGSNGADVLLGGDNNDFIDGQQGNDVAFLGAGDDVFQWDPGDGSDTIEGQAGTDTLLFNGSAGNEIFDVSANGNRVRFTRNLGNIVMDVDDVEQFDVNTLGGTDTLAVNDLTGTDAQVVNIDLAGAIGGNAGDAAADVVIVNGTNGDDVVNVFGAGTSFAVTGLAVQVNATNSEGVNDALVINSLGGNDGVTATTLPAGVVKLTIDGGAANDTLLGSQGADTFLGGTGNDFVFGDNGNDVAFLGDGNDVFQWDPGDGNDTIEGQADNDTMLFFGSNASENINIVANGSRVLFLRDVANVTMDLNETEVIEFRALGGTDNMIVGDLTGTAVTVINFDLRGPNGGGDGAVDTVTVNGTNGADVFGAFGDSGGVSVFGLQARVNVFQIDGASDKLTLNGQGGDDVIDASALEATGLALTMNGGLGADLFLGSEGNDFINGGDGNDTALMGAGDDTFVWNPGDDNDTLEGQAGNDTMLFNGANVAEAITISANGGRVTFFRNIANVLMDLNDVESIDFNALGGADSITVNDLSGTDVTEVNLNLAGTLGGNAGDGAADNVIVNGTSGDDVAVIIGDTGNVSVLGLAAQVNITTAEVANDRLTVNTLAGDDVIEASGLAASGILLTADGGIDDDILVGGDGNDTLLGGDGDDVLIGGPGVDVLDGGAGSNIVLQS from the coding sequence ATGTTAAAACTCCGCAGACTCCTGGGTAATCTCATTGCCAGTAACTTCACCCGACACCATTCCCGCAGGCGAAAAATCGGCTCCGGCCTGGAAGCGCTGGAATCGCGGCGACTACTGGCGGTCAGTGCGACGTTCTCGAATAGCGTGTTGACCGTGTTGGGCGACAATCTGCCCAACACGATTGAAGTTAGCCGCAACGTGGGGGGCGGCATACTGATCAATGGGGGCGCGGTCGGCGTCCTCGGTGGCGCGCCGACTGTGGCGAATACCGTGCTCATCCAAGTTTTGAGTCTGGGCGGCAATGATGTCGTCACGTTGAACGAAGCTAACGGCGCACTGCCCCGGGCGAATCTCTTTGGCGGCATTGGCAATGACACGCTCATCGGCGGTTCGGGCGCCGATCAGATTTTTGGCCAAGCCGGCAACGACACGCTCTTGGGGCGTGGTGGCATGGATTTCCTCTTTGGTGGCGCGGATAACGACACGCTCACCGGCGGCGACGCCGATGATCAGATTTTTGGCGAAAGCGGCGATGACCGGATGATTTGGAATCCCGGAGACGACACCGACCTGAACGAAGGGGGCGGCGGGATTGATACCGTGGAAGTGAACGGCGGCGGCGGCGCCGAAGTGTTCACAACCACGGCCAACGGAACGCGCGTGCGTTTTGACCGGACAGATCCAGCCCCATTTTCCATCGATATCGGCACAAGTGAGAATCTTGTCCTCAACGCCAATGGCGGCGACGATTCGTTCTCCGCCACGGGCAATCTCGCGGCGTTGATCAAGATCACCGTGGACGGCGGAGCGGGGAACGATACGCTGCTGGGAAGCAACGGCGCCGATGTGTTGCTCGGCGGTGACAATAATGACTTTATCGACGGCCAGCAGGGGAACGATGTGGCCTTCCTGGGAGCCGGCGACGATGTCTTTCAATGGGATCCGGGGGACGGTAGTGACACGATCGAAGGTCAAGCCGGCACCGATACGCTCCTCTTTAACGGCAGCGCGGGGAACGAAATTTTCGACGTCTCGGCCAACGGCAACCGCGTGCGCTTTACCCGCAACCTGGGCAACATCGTGATGGACGTCGATGACGTTGAGCAATTTGATGTTAACACGCTCGGCGGCACGGACACGCTCGCCGTCAACGACCTTACAGGGACCGATGCCCAAGTGGTGAACATCGATCTGGCCGGCGCGATTGGCGGCAACGCGGGCGATGCCGCGGCGGATGTCGTCATCGTCAACGGGACGAACGGCGACGATGTTGTGAACGTGTTCGGCGCAGGCACGAGTTTCGCTGTCACGGGCTTGGCGGTCCAAGTGAACGCGACCAATTCCGAAGGGGTAAACGATGCGCTCGTTATCAACTCCCTTGGCGGTAATGACGGGGTGACGGCGACCACGCTGCCCGCGGGAGTCGTCAAGCTGACGATCGACGGCGGAGCCGCGAACGACACGCTGCTGGGCAGCCAAGGAGCTGACACGTTTCTGGGCGGAACTGGCAACGATTTCGTCTTTGGCGACAATGGCAACGATGTGGCCTTTTTGGGGGACGGGAACGACGTGTTCCAATGGGATCCGGGTGATGGCAACGATACGATCGAGGGCCAGGCCGATAACGACACCATGCTGTTCTTTGGTAGCAATGCCAGCGAGAACATCAATATTGTAGCCAACGGCAGCCGAGTGTTGTTCCTACGCGACGTTGCCAACGTGACGATGGACCTGAACGAGACCGAGGTAATCGAATTCCGGGCGCTCGGCGGGACGGACAACATGATCGTCGGTGACCTGACCGGGACGGCCGTGACTGTTATCAACTTTGACCTGCGCGGACCGAACGGCGGCGGGGACGGAGCGGTAGACACCGTGACAGTGAACGGCACTAATGGCGCCGATGTGTTCGGCGCGTTTGGGGATTCGGGCGGGGTGTCGGTATTCGGACTGCAAGCCCGGGTGAATGTATTCCAGATCGACGGGGCGAGCGATAAGCTCACCTTAAACGGCCAAGGGGGTGACGACGTGATCGACGCCTCTGCACTGGAGGCCACCGGATTAGCGCTGACCATGAACGGCGGTCTGGGGGCCGACCTCTTCCTTGGCAGCGAGGGGAACGACTTTATCAACGGCGGCGACGGTAACGACACCGCCCTGATGGGAGCTGGCGACGACACGTTCGTGTGGAACCCCGGCGACGACAACGACACCCTCGAAGGGCAGGCTGGAAACGACACAATGTTATTTAATGGAGCGAACGTAGCCGAGGCCATCACGATCTCCGCCAATGGCGGACGCGTCACGTTCTTTCGCAACATTGCCAATGTCCTCATGGACCTCAACGATGTCGAGTCTATTGACTTTAACGCTCTGGGCGGAGCCGATTCGATCACGGTCAACGACCTCTCCGGCACCGATGTGACCGAGGTAAATCTCAATTTGGCAGGCACCCTGGGCGGTAATGCAGGCGATGGGGCGGCGGATAATGTCATCGTCAACGGCACCAGCGGCGACGATGTGGCCGTGATCATCGGAGACACTGGCAACGTATCGGTCTTGGGGCTTGCGGCTCAGGTTAATATCACGACCGCTGAAGTGGCCAACGATCGCTTGACGGTCAACACCCTGGCGGGGGACGACGTGATAGAAGCCTCGGGCTTGGCGGCGAGCGGTATTCTGTTGACCGCTGACGGCGGAATCGATGACGATATTCTTGTCGGCGGAGACGGCAACGATACGCTTCTTGGCGGCGATGGCGATGACGTCCTCATCGGCGGACCGGGGGTGGATGTCCTCGATGGTGGTGCGGGCAGTAATATAGTTCTTCAAAGTTGA